Proteins from one Enterobacter bugandensis genomic window:
- the dprA gene encoding DNA-protecting protein DprA produces the protein MTSIEIWLRLIHTGSLCGDGMLEAAARLHKQKNIDASAVRDAGLSAKQAERFFAPDEGELERSLVWLEQPGNHLLTATHPLYPPLLRAIPDYPGALFVKGNPETLNAAQLAVVGSRAPSWYGERWGKILCEQLSQSGFTITSGLACGIDGVAHNAALSVKGRSVAVLGNGLFSIYPRRHQALAMRLIEADGAIVSEFPLSAQPRPANFPRRNRIISGLSQGVLVVEAAVRSGSLVTARCALDQGREVFALPGPIGNPGCEGPHWLIKQGATPVTEARDILENLQYGLQCLQEDPEKRHYSSDQGKVALPFPKLLANVGDEVTPVDVVAERAGQPVPVTVAQLLELELAGWIAAVPGGYVRLRRACHVRRTDVFV, from the coding sequence ATGACGTCTATCGAGATATGGCTACGGCTAATACACACAGGTTCATTATGTGGCGATGGAATGCTGGAAGCGGCTGCACGACTGCACAAGCAAAAAAATATCGATGCTTCCGCTGTCAGAGACGCCGGGCTGTCAGCAAAACAGGCTGAACGGTTCTTTGCCCCAGATGAGGGTGAGCTGGAGCGTAGTCTGGTGTGGCTTGAGCAGCCGGGAAATCATTTATTGACGGCAACCCATCCGCTTTATCCTCCTTTACTTCGAGCAATTCCTGATTATCCCGGTGCATTATTCGTAAAAGGTAACCCTGAAACGCTTAATGCTGCCCAGCTGGCGGTCGTGGGTAGCCGTGCGCCGTCATGGTATGGAGAACGATGGGGGAAAATTCTGTGCGAACAACTTTCGCAAAGTGGTTTCACAATCACCAGCGGACTGGCCTGCGGTATAGACGGTGTTGCTCACAACGCCGCGCTGTCTGTAAAAGGGCGTAGCGTGGCCGTACTGGGGAACGGCCTGTTTAGCATTTATCCCCGTCGGCATCAGGCGCTGGCTATGCGGCTTATCGAAGCTGACGGGGCGATAGTGTCTGAGTTCCCTCTTTCGGCGCAGCCCCGGCCGGCAAACTTTCCGCGTCGTAATCGAATTATCAGCGGGCTTAGCCAGGGTGTATTGGTCGTTGAAGCGGCAGTGCGAAGCGGCTCGCTGGTCACTGCACGATGCGCGCTCGATCAGGGGAGGGAGGTTTTCGCCTTACCCGGCCCGATTGGTAACCCGGGGTGTGAAGGACCACACTGGCTGATAAAACAGGGTGCGACGCCGGTAACAGAAGCGCGGGACATTCTTGAAAATTTGCAATATGGCTTGCAATGTCTGCAGGAAGATCCCGAAAAGCGACATTATTCATCAGATCAGGGAAAGGTGGCATTGCCATTTCCCAAGCTCCTGGCTAACGTAGGAGATGAGGTAACACCTGTTGACGTTGTCGCTGAACGTGCCGGCCAACCTGTGCCAGTAACGGTAGCACAGCTACTCGAACTGGAGTTAGCAGGGTGGATCGCAGCTGTACCCGGCGGCTATGTCCGATTAAGGAGGGCATGCCATGTTCGACGTACTGATGTATTTGTTTGA
- the rsmB gene encoding 16S rRNA (cytosine(967)-C(5))-methyltransferase RsmB — MKKQNLRSMAAKAVEQVIEQGQSLSNILPPLQQKVSDKDKALLQELCFGVLRTLSQLEWLINKLMSRPMTGKQRTVHYLIMVGFYQLLHTRIPPHAALAETVEGAVAIKRPQLKGLINGVLRQFQRQQDELLAEFAQSETRFLHPDWLLNRLKKAYPQQWQNIAEANNQRPPMWLRVNRNHHTRDAWLALLEETGMSGFTHAAYPDAVRLASPAPVHALPGFDEGWVTVQDASAQGCMTWLEPVNGEQILDLCAAPGGKTTHILEVAPQASVMAVDVDEQRLSRVYDNLKRLGMKAQVKQGDGRKPAEWCGETQFDRILLDAPCSATGVIRRHPDIKWLRRDRDIKELAQLQSDILDAIWPHLKPGGTLVYATCSVLPEENSQQIAAFLKRTPDATLRDTGTPECPGQQNLPGAEEGDGFFYAKLIKE, encoded by the coding sequence ATGAAAAAACAAAATCTACGCAGTATGGCGGCCAAAGCCGTTGAGCAGGTTATCGAGCAGGGCCAGTCATTGAGTAACATCCTGCCTCCCCTGCAACAAAAGGTATCTGATAAAGACAAAGCTCTGCTCCAGGAACTCTGCTTTGGTGTCCTGCGCACCCTTTCTCAGCTTGAGTGGCTCATTAATAAGCTGATGTCGCGCCCAATGACAGGCAAACAGCGCACCGTACATTATTTGATTATGGTGGGGTTTTATCAGCTTCTTCATACACGCATTCCACCTCACGCCGCGCTGGCTGAAACGGTGGAAGGTGCCGTTGCGATTAAACGCCCTCAGTTGAAAGGGCTGATCAACGGCGTACTGCGTCAGTTCCAGCGTCAGCAGGATGAGCTACTGGCTGAATTTGCACAAAGCGAAACACGTTTTCTGCACCCGGACTGGCTGCTGAATCGCCTTAAAAAAGCGTATCCGCAGCAATGGCAAAACATTGCCGAAGCGAATAATCAACGCCCACCGATGTGGTTACGCGTCAACCGTAATCACCACACCCGTGACGCATGGCTGGCATTACTGGAAGAAACCGGAATGAGTGGATTCACGCATGCAGCCTATCCGGATGCCGTGCGTTTAGCCTCCCCTGCACCGGTACATGCTTTACCTGGTTTTGATGAAGGCTGGGTGACCGTACAGGATGCCTCGGCTCAGGGTTGCATGACCTGGCTTGAACCAGTAAACGGGGAACAGATCCTCGATCTTTGCGCCGCGCCTGGCGGAAAAACAACGCACATTCTTGAAGTGGCTCCGCAGGCCAGCGTAATGGCCGTGGATGTCGATGAGCAGCGCCTGTCACGCGTCTACGACAACCTCAAGCGTCTGGGCATGAAGGCTCAGGTTAAGCAGGGCGACGGACGCAAGCCCGCAGAATGGTGTGGTGAAACCCAGTTTGACCGCATTTTGCTGGATGCGCCCTGCTCTGCAACAGGCGTGATTCGTCGCCATCCGGATATCAAGTGGCTGCGCCGCGATCGCGATATCAAGGAACTTGCCCAACTGCAATCGGACATACTTGACGCAATCTGGCCACATCTTAAACCCGGCGGCACGCTGGTTTATGCAACCTGCTCCGTACTGCCAGAAGAAAACAGCCAGCAAATCGCGGCCTTCCTTAAACGTACCCCGGATGCAACGCTGCGCGATACGGGAACGCCTGAATGCCCGGGTCAGCAAAACCTGCCGGGCGCGGAAGAAGGCGATGGCTTCTTTTACGCTAAGCTAATCAAAGAGTGA
- the def gene encoding peptide deformylase: MAVLQVLHIPDERLRIVAEPVKEVNAEIQRIVDDMFDTMYAEEGIGLAATQVDIHKRIIVIDVSENRDERLVLINPELLEKSGETGIEEGCLSIPEQRALVPRAEKVKIRALDRDGNPFELEADDLLAICIQHEMDHLVGKLFIDYLSPLKQQRIRQKVEKLDRLRSRA; the protein is encoded by the coding sequence ATGGCAGTTTTGCAAGTGTTACATATTCCGGACGAGCGCCTTCGCATCGTCGCTGAACCGGTTAAAGAAGTGAATGCAGAAATCCAGCGTATCGTTGATGATATGTTCGATACCATGTACGCCGAAGAAGGCATTGGCCTGGCGGCGACGCAGGTAGACATTCATAAACGTATTATCGTGATCGACGTTTCTGAAAATCGCGATGAGCGTCTGGTGCTGATCAACCCTGAATTGCTTGAGAAGAGCGGTGAAACGGGCATTGAGGAAGGTTGTCTTTCTATTCCGGAACAGCGCGCTTTGGTGCCACGTGCCGAAAAAGTGAAAATTCGCGCTTTGGATCGTGACGGTAATCCGTTCGAACTGGAAGCAGATGACCTGCTGGCAATTTGCATTCAGCATGAGATGGATCATCTGGTCGGTAAGCTGTTTATCGATTACCTCTCGCCGTTGAAACAGCAGCGTATTCGTCAAAAAGTAGAGAAACTGGATCGTTTGCGCTCTCGCGCATAA
- the smg gene encoding DUF494 family protein Smg, whose amino-acid sequence MFDVLMYLFETYIHNEAEMRVDQDKLTQDLTDAGFEREDIYNALMWLEKLADYQEGLAEPMQLASDPLSVRIYTAEECERLDASCRGFILFLEQIQVLNLETREMVIERVMALDTAEFELEDLKWVILMVLFNIPGCENAYQQMEELLFEVNEGMLH is encoded by the coding sequence ATGTTCGACGTACTGATGTATTTGTTTGAGACTTACATCCATAACGAAGCAGAAATGCGAGTGGATCAGGACAAATTGACACAGGATCTTACCGATGCGGGGTTTGAGCGGGAAGATATCTATAATGCGTTGATGTGGCTGGAAAAACTGGCTGATTATCAGGAAGGCCTCGCCGAACCGATGCAGCTTGCTTCTGACCCGTTGTCAGTACGCATTTATACCGCAGAAGAGTGTGAAAGGCTGGACGCCAGCTGCCGGGGATTCATCTTATTCCTTGAGCAGATTCAGGTGCTGAACCTCGAAACGAGAGAAATGGTGATAGAGCGTGTCATGGCGCTGGATACGGCAGAATTTGAACTGGAAGATCTTAAATGGGTGATTCTGATGGTTCTGTTTAATATCCCGGGCTGTGAAAATGCCTATCAGCAAATGGAAGAATTACTCTTTGAAGTGAATGAAGGTATGCTGCATTAA
- a CDS encoding amino acid ABC transporter ATP-binding protein has product MSQMTMTTANAMITLENVNKWYGQFHVLKDINLKVKQGERIVLCGPSGSGKSTTIRCINHLEEHQQGRIVVDGIELNEDIRNIERVRQEVGMVFQHFNLFPHLTVLQNCTLAPIWVRKMPKQEAEALAMHYLERVRIAEHANKFPGQISGGQQQRVAIARSLCMKPKIMLFDEPTSALDPEMVKEVLDTMIGLAQSGMTMLCVTHEMGFARTVADRVIFMDRGEIVEQAPPDEFFAHPKSERTRAFLSQVIH; this is encoded by the coding sequence ATGAGCCAAATGACTATGACAACCGCCAACGCGATGATTACGCTGGAAAACGTCAATAAATGGTATGGACAGTTTCATGTCCTGAAGGACATCAATCTTAAGGTAAAGCAGGGCGAACGCATCGTCCTTTGCGGCCCTTCCGGTTCAGGTAAATCCACAACCATTCGCTGTATTAACCATCTTGAAGAGCATCAACAAGGGCGCATTGTGGTTGATGGTATTGAACTGAATGAAGATATCCGCAATATCGAACGCGTGCGGCAGGAAGTGGGAATGGTATTTCAGCACTTTAATCTGTTTCCACACCTGACCGTTCTGCAGAACTGTACGCTTGCGCCGATTTGGGTCCGAAAGATGCCGAAACAGGAAGCGGAGGCGCTGGCGATGCACTACCTTGAACGCGTACGCATCGCGGAACATGCCAATAAGTTTCCAGGTCAGATCTCGGGCGGGCAACAACAGCGCGTGGCTATCGCCCGTTCGCTGTGCATGAAACCCAAAATCATGCTGTTTGACGAACCAACATCTGCGCTGGATCCGGAAATGGTGAAGGAGGTTCTGGATACCATGATTGGGCTGGCACAATCCGGCATGACGATGCTGTGCGTCACGCATGAGATGGGATTCGCGAGAACCGTGGCCGACCGGGTGATCTTTATGGATCGCGGGGAGATTGTTGAGCAGGCGCCGCCGGATGAGTTCTTTGCGCATCCGAAGTCAGAACGTACGCGAGCATTTTTATCGCAGGTAATTCATTAG
- the aroE gene encoding shikimate dehydrogenase, whose product METYAVFGNPIAHSKSPLIHQQFAEQLQINHPYGRVLAPVDAFIPTLKAFFAAGGKGANVTVPFKEVAFERADELTERASLAGAVNTLKRLEDGRLLGDNTDGIGLLSDLERLSFIKPGFRVLLIGAGGASRGVLLPLLSLDCAVTITNRTFSRAEALAALFAHTGSVSAVALDDLAEREFDLVINATSSGISGEIPAIPASLVSAHMYFYDMFYQKGNTPFLNWCEQHGAKQLADGLGMLVGQAAHAVLLWHGVLPAVEPVIEKLKQELSA is encoded by the coding sequence ATGGAAACCTATGCTGTTTTTGGTAATCCGATTGCACACAGCAAGTCACCGCTGATCCATCAGCAATTTGCGGAGCAGCTGCAGATAAATCATCCCTATGGCCGCGTACTGGCACCGGTAGATGCATTTATTCCAACGCTCAAGGCTTTTTTCGCCGCAGGTGGCAAAGGTGCGAATGTGACGGTTCCTTTTAAAGAGGTAGCTTTCGAACGTGCTGATGAACTGACCGAGCGCGCTTCTCTTGCTGGTGCAGTAAATACCCTAAAACGGCTTGAGGACGGACGTCTTCTGGGCGACAACACTGATGGAATAGGTTTGCTGAGCGATCTGGAACGACTGTCGTTTATTAAACCTGGGTTCCGGGTCCTGCTGATTGGTGCGGGTGGCGCATCGCGGGGAGTACTGTTACCTCTGCTTTCTCTGGACTGTGCGGTGACCATTACCAACCGAACTTTTTCCCGGGCAGAAGCGCTGGCGGCGTTGTTTGCGCATACCGGCAGTGTAAGTGCGGTAGCGCTTGACGATCTTGCCGAACGTGAGTTCGATCTTGTCATTAATGCCACATCCAGCGGCATCAGTGGCGAAATCCCGGCGATCCCCGCTTCGCTGGTCAGCGCGCACATGTACTTCTATGACATGTTCTATCAGAAAGGGAATACGCCCTTCCTGAACTGGTGCGAACAACACGGTGCGAAACAGTTAGCCGATGGGCTGGGAATGCTGGTGGGGCAGGCTGCGCATGCGGTACTGCTCTGGCACGGGGTGTTGCCTGCAGTCGAGCCGGTCATTGAAAAGCTAAAGCAGGAGCTTTCGGCGTGA
- a CDS encoding DUF1488 family protein — MNQAIHFPDRESWDEHKQAVCFPVLVQGMQLTCAIHGEALLHRFGGTDPIAVFCENRWDLEEEASDLIREQQEDDQGWVWLS; from the coding sequence GTGAATCAGGCTATTCATTTCCCGGACAGAGAGAGCTGGGATGAGCATAAGCAGGCGGTCTGTTTTCCGGTGCTGGTGCAGGGTATGCAGCTTACCTGTGCCATCCATGGAGAAGCGCTGTTACATCGTTTTGGCGGCACAGACCCGATAGCCGTTTTTTGCGAAAATCGCTGGGATCTGGAAGAGGAAGCCAGCGATTTAATCCGCGAGCAGCAGGAAGACGATCAGGGGTGGGTTTGGTTATCCTGA
- a CDS encoding gamma carbonic anhydrase family protein: MSAVLRPYKDLFPQKGDRVMIDATSVVIGDVRMADDVSIWPLVAIRGDVNYVSIGARTNIQDGSVLHVTHKSSYNPEGNPLIIGEDVTVGHKVMLHGCTIGNRVLVGMGSILLDGVIVEEDVMIGAGSLVPQNKRLESGYLYLGSPVKQIRPLKEAEIEGLKYSANNYVKWKNDYLDQDNQTHP; this comes from the coding sequence ATGTCTGCAGTGTTACGCCCTTATAAAGATCTGTTCCCCCAAAAAGGCGATCGCGTGATGATCGATGCCACCAGCGTGGTCATTGGTGATGTCCGAATGGCCGATGACGTCAGTATCTGGCCGCTCGTCGCCATCAGGGGAGATGTAAATTATGTGTCGATCGGTGCCCGTACCAATATTCAGGACGGTAGCGTTCTGCATGTTACGCACAAATCCTCTTATAACCCGGAGGGCAATCCCCTCATCATTGGAGAAGATGTTACCGTCGGACATAAAGTGATGCTTCACGGCTGCACTATCGGTAATCGGGTGCTTGTTGGCATGGGATCGATTTTGCTGGATGGCGTGATAGTAGAAGAAGACGTAATGATTGGGGCCGGTAGCCTGGTTCCGCAGAACAAACGTCTGGAAAGTGGTTATCTCTATCTGGGAAGCCCGGTAAAACAGATCCGCCCCCTGAAGGAGGCAGAGATCGAAGGATTAAAATACTCGGCGAACAACTACGTAAAATGGAAGAATGATTATTTGGATCAGGATAACCAAACCCACCCCTGA
- the tsaC gene encoding L-threonylcarbamoyladenylate synthase type 1 TsaC, which translates to MNNNLPSGSIAHAVDVLKNEKVIAYPTEAVFGVGCDPDSETAVSRLLALKQRPVEKGLILIAANYEQLKPYIDDSMLTPAQRETIFSAWPGPVTFVFPAQPTTPRWLTGRFDSLAVRVTDHPLVVELCLAFGKPLVSTSANLTGLPPCRTTEEVLAQFGNDFPVAVGETGGRLNPSEIRDALTGERFRQG; encoded by the coding sequence GTGAATAATAACCTGCCATCAGGCTCCATCGCGCATGCTGTGGACGTGCTGAAAAATGAAAAAGTCATCGCCTATCCAACTGAAGCTGTTTTTGGGGTCGGTTGCGATCCTGACAGCGAGACGGCTGTGAGCCGCCTGCTTGCCTTAAAACAAAGACCCGTAGAGAAAGGGTTGATTTTGATAGCTGCGAATTACGAGCAGCTTAAGCCCTACATTGATGACTCTATGCTGACACCGGCGCAGCGCGAGACTATTTTCTCCGCATGGCCAGGACCGGTGACCTTTGTTTTCCCGGCGCAGCCGACAACACCGCGCTGGCTGACCGGACGCTTTGATTCCCTCGCCGTTCGCGTCACCGATCATCCTCTGGTGGTTGAGCTTTGCCTGGCATTTGGTAAACCGCTGGTCTCAACCAGCGCCAACCTGACCGGATTGCCACCTTGTCGTACAACCGAAGAAGTGTTGGCACAGTTCGGAAATGACTTCCCGGTTGCTGTTGGAGAGACGGGAGGGCGCCTGAATCCGTCTGAAATTCGCGACGCTTTGACCGGCGAACGTTTTCGCCAGGGGTAA
- the fmt gene encoding methionyl-tRNA formyltransferase translates to MSKTLRIIFAGTPDFAARHLDALLSSGHQVVGVFTQPDRPAGRGKKLMPSPVKVLAEEHGLPVFQPASLRPQENQQLVADLNADVMVVVAYGLILPKAVLDMPRLGCINVHGSLLPRWRGAAPIQRSLWAGDVETGVTIMKMDVGLDTGDMLHKLACPITADDTSATLYDKLAGLGPQGLIETLQQLADNTAKPEVQDEALVTYAEKLSKEEARLDWSLSAAQLERCIRAFNPWPMSWMEIDEQPVKVWKASVINGNTAAEPGTIIDASKNGIQVATAEGILNLESLQPAGKKAMSAQDLLNSRREWFIPGNRLA, encoded by the coding sequence GTGTCTAAAACACTACGTATTATCTTCGCGGGAACCCCTGATTTTGCAGCGCGTCATCTTGACGCGCTGTTATCTTCTGGTCACCAGGTTGTCGGCGTCTTTACCCAGCCGGACCGTCCGGCTGGTCGCGGTAAAAAACTGATGCCGAGCCCGGTAAAGGTGCTGGCAGAAGAGCATGGGCTTCCTGTTTTCCAGCCCGCATCCTTACGCCCTCAGGAAAATCAGCAGCTGGTTGCTGACCTGAACGCCGACGTAATGGTCGTGGTGGCTTACGGTTTAATTCTGCCAAAAGCGGTGCTTGATATGCCTCGTCTGGGTTGTATCAACGTGCACGGCTCCTTGCTCCCGCGCTGGCGTGGTGCGGCACCTATCCAGCGCTCCCTGTGGGCGGGGGATGTTGAAACCGGTGTCACAATCATGAAGATGGACGTAGGTTTAGACACTGGCGACATGCTGCATAAACTGGCGTGCCCTATTACTGCAGACGATACCAGCGCTACGCTGTATGACAAACTTGCAGGCCTCGGTCCGCAAGGGCTTATCGAGACGCTGCAGCAGCTTGCTGACAATACGGCGAAACCGGAAGTTCAGGATGAGGCGCTGGTGACGTATGCTGAAAAACTGAGTAAAGAAGAAGCCCGGCTCGACTGGTCCTTGTCTGCCGCTCAACTTGAACGCTGCATCCGCGCTTTTAATCCGTGGCCGATGAGCTGGATGGAGATTGATGAGCAGCCAGTGAAAGTCTGGAAAGCGTCAGTCATTAATGGCAATACAGCTGCTGAACCCGGCACGATTATCGACGCCAGCAAGAACGGTATCCAGGTTGCGACAGCAGAAGGGATCCTGAATCTTGAATCGCTGCAACCGGCCGGTAAGAAAGCCATGAGCGCTCAGGATCTATTAAATTCCCGTCGCGAATGGTTTATACCGGGTAATCGTCTTGCCTAA
- a CDS encoding amino acid ABC transporter permease has translation MSHRRSAVKGSLSFSHPAVRAWLFQIIAIVAVVLIAVYLIHNTITNLNNRGITSGFAFLDRSAGFGIVQHLIDYQEGDTYGRVFVVGLLNTLLVSALCIVFASILGFFIGLARLSENWLLRKLSTIYIETFRNIPPLLQIFFWYFAVLRNLPGPRQAVDAFELFFLSNRGLYIPSPQVAEGIYAFIVAIIVALAISVGLFRYNRKHQIKTGQLRKTWPVAAALIVGLPLVAHWLFGAALHWDIPHLRGFNFQGGMVLIPELAALTLALSIYTSAFIAEIIRSGIQAVPYGQHEAARSLGLPNTVTLRQVIIPQALRVIIPPLTSQYLNIVKNSSLAAAIGYPDMVSLFAGTVLNQTGQAIETIAITMSVYLIISLAISLLMNLYNRRIALVER, from the coding sequence ATGTCCCATCGCCGCTCAGCCGTAAAAGGATCGCTATCCTTTTCTCATCCCGCGGTCCGCGCCTGGCTATTCCAGATTATTGCTATTGTTGCGGTTGTTCTTATCGCCGTGTATCTCATCCATAACACCATTACTAACCTGAATAATCGCGGTATCACCTCCGGTTTTGCGTTTCTGGATCGCAGCGCGGGCTTTGGGATTGTTCAGCACCTTATCGACTATCAGGAGGGTGACACGTACGGACGCGTGTTTGTGGTCGGTTTACTGAATACGCTGTTGGTATCGGCACTTTGTATTGTCTTCGCGTCCATCCTGGGCTTCTTTATTGGGCTGGCGCGTCTTTCTGAAAACTGGCTGCTGCGAAAGCTTTCCACCATCTATATTGAGACGTTTCGCAACATCCCGCCGCTGCTGCAGATCTTCTTCTGGTATTTCGCGGTGCTGCGTAATCTTCCCGGTCCCCGCCAGGCCGTCGATGCGTTTGAGCTGTTTTTCCTGAGTAATCGTGGGTTATACATTCCCTCTCCGCAGGTGGCCGAAGGGATTTACGCCTTTATCGTCGCCATTATTGTTGCGCTCGCGATTTCCGTCGGCCTGTTCCGCTATAACCGTAAGCATCAGATTAAAACCGGACAGCTTCGTAAAACATGGCCAGTTGCCGCTGCGCTGATTGTTGGCTTACCGTTAGTTGCTCACTGGCTTTTTGGTGCAGCCTTGCACTGGGATATTCCTCACCTACGCGGGTTCAACTTCCAGGGTGGTATGGTGTTAATTCCTGAACTGGCAGCACTCACGCTGGCGCTTTCAATTTATACCTCCGCGTTTATTGCGGAAATCATCCGCTCCGGGATCCAGGCCGTGCCTTACGGGCAGCACGAGGCGGCACGTTCACTCGGTTTGCCGAATACCGTGACGCTTCGCCAGGTTATTATTCCGCAGGCTTTACGGGTGATCATTCCGCCCCTGACCAGCCAGTATCTCAACATTGTCAAAAACTCATCGCTGGCAGCTGCCATTGGTTATCCGGATATGGTGTCTCTCTTCGCCGGAACCGTGCTTAACCAGACCGGACAGGCCATAGAAACCATTGCCATCACCATGTCCGTCTATCTAATCATCAGTCTGGCCATTTCGTTGCTGATGAACCTTTATAACCGTCGTATAGCACTGGTCGAGCGCTAA
- a CDS encoding amino acid ABC transporter permease: MTKAILSHSSRPASSTGGRFILWARKNLFSSWSNSLLTIVCLWLMWELIPPLLNWAVIQANWVGTTRADCTKAGACWVFIHERFGQFMYGLYPHEQRWRINLALVIGLLSVAVMFWKKLPHRGRYIAVWAVVYPIIVWVLLYGGFLGLERVETRQWGGLTLTLIIASVGIAGALPLGILLALGRRSKMPVVRVLSVIFIEFWRGVPLITVLFMSSVMLPLFMAEGTTIDKLIRALVGVILFQSAYVAEVVRGGLQALPKGQYEAAESLALGYWKTQGLVILPQALKLVIPGLVNTIIALFKDTSLVIIIGLFDLFSSVQQATVDPVWLGMSTEGYVFAALIYWIFCFSMSRYSQHLEKRFNTGRTPH; encoded by the coding sequence ATGACAAAAGCGATACTGTCGCACTCCTCACGCCCTGCCAGCTCGACGGGTGGACGTTTTATTCTCTGGGCACGCAAGAATCTCTTCTCCAGCTGGAGTAATAGCCTGCTGACGATCGTCTGCCTGTGGCTAATGTGGGAATTGATTCCTCCCCTGCTGAACTGGGCGGTTATACAGGCCAACTGGGTCGGTACAACCCGGGCAGATTGCACAAAAGCCGGCGCTTGCTGGGTATTTATTCATGAGCGCTTCGGCCAGTTCATGTATGGGTTGTATCCCCACGAACAGCGTTGGCGGATTAATCTGGCGCTGGTTATCGGCCTGCTCTCTGTTGCAGTCATGTTCTGGAAAAAGCTGCCTCACCGTGGACGCTATATTGCCGTCTGGGCGGTGGTTTATCCGATTATTGTCTGGGTGCTGCTGTATGGCGGTTTTCTGGGGCTGGAACGCGTTGAAACACGCCAGTGGGGTGGCCTGACGCTGACATTGATTATCGCTTCAGTAGGGATCGCCGGCGCGCTACCGTTGGGCATTTTACTCGCCCTGGGTCGCCGTTCAAAAATGCCAGTCGTACGCGTGCTCTCCGTTATCTTTATTGAGTTCTGGCGCGGCGTACCGCTTATCACCGTACTGTTTATGTCGTCGGTCATGCTGCCACTGTTTATGGCGGAAGGTACAACGATCGACAAGCTGATCCGTGCCCTGGTCGGGGTGATTCTCTTCCAGTCCGCCTATGTCGCTGAAGTTGTACGCGGTGGCCTGCAGGCATTGCCTAAAGGCCAGTACGAAGCGGCGGAATCGCTGGCGCTCGGTTACTGGAAAACGCAGGGGCTGGTGATCCTTCCGCAAGCGCTCAAGCTGGTTATCCCTGGGCTGGTCAATACGATCATTGCTCTCTTTAAAGATACCAGCCTGGTGATCATCATCGGATTGTTCGATCTCTTTAGCAGCGTGCAGCAGGCAACCGTTGACCCTGTCTGGCTGGGTATGTCCACCGAAGGATATGTCTTTGCCGCTCTGATCTACTGGATCTTTTGTTTTAGCATGTCGCGCTATAGCCAGCATCTGGAAAAGCGCTTTAACACCGGGCGTACACCGCACTGA
- a CDS encoding DNA topoisomerase family protein — translation MAKSALFTVHKNEPCPQCGAELVIRSGKHGPFLGCSHYPECDYVRPLKSQADGHIVKILEGQLCPLCGGELALRQGRFGMFIGCSRYPECEHTEQIDKPDETAIACPQCQRGQLVQRRSRYGKTFHSCDRYPECQFVINFKPVAGVCTHCNYPLLIEKKTAQGVKRFCASKQCGKPVTADQNSE, via the coding sequence ATGGCCAAATCAGCACTATTCACGGTGCATAAAAACGAGCCCTGCCCGCAGTGCGGGGCTGAACTTGTTATTCGGTCCGGGAAACACGGCCCGTTTCTCGGTTGTTCACACTATCCGGAATGTGATTATGTCCGTCCTCTGAAAAGCCAGGCGGATGGACATATCGTCAAAATTCTGGAAGGACAGCTATGTCCTCTTTGTGGTGGTGAACTAGCGCTACGTCAGGGCCGTTTCGGTATGTTTATTGGCTGTAGCCGTTATCCGGAATGTGAGCATACGGAACAAATTGATAAGCCTGATGAAACGGCGATTGCGTGTCCTCAGTGTCAGCGCGGTCAGCTGGTACAGCGCCGTTCCCGCTATGGTAAGACCTTCCATTCCTGCGATCGCTACCCTGAATGCCAGTTCGTTATCAATTTCAAACCGGTAGCGGGCGTCTGCACTCATTGCAACTATCCGCTACTTATCGAGAAGAAAACGGCGCAAGGTGTGAAACGCTTCTGCGCTAGCAAACAATGTGGAAAGCCGGTAACGGCGGATCAAAATAGTGAATAA